The Flammeovirga pectinis genomic interval CAAACACTCTACCCTTTCTTAGGAATCCTGTTGCTTCATTTGGTAAAGTAACTTTATACCAAATGTCTGTTTCTCCAGATATCATTACTCTTTCGCCTGGTACAAGCTTAGAAATATTTTTACTACCTGCAGAAGGACCATCCATTAAAAGTGCCCCAGAAGGCATTACAATACCTTGTTCTCTAATTACACCACCATTAAAGGCCCAAAGTCCTAGTAAGCTAATTACAGCTACTCCAAAGGTAAGTGTAGTAATAGAATGTTGCTCTCTTCGACGTAGATACATTAGTACCAAACAAATTCCTAAAAGAACAATGACACCTATACCAATCTCAACTTTCTTTTTATTAAAAAATGAGGTGAAGTATTCTTTATCGGAATATTGATATCCTAAAAGATTATGGTCACTTGCAATTTTAGACATCTTGTTAGACGTTTGTCTATCTGCTGTAAGTCTATATTGTAAATTCAATAGGTACAAAGCCAAAGAATAATTTCCTTGTCCCTCTTGAATATAAGACATACGAAGTAACATTCTTGATGAAAAAACTTGATCATCTTCTAAAAGATTATCATAAATTTTATAAGCATCAATGTACTGTTTGGCGTCAAAAAGTTGATCCGCCTCTTCAATTTTGTTTTTCATTGAAGAATTTGCTAACGATAACTGACTGTATGTCAGCAAGTAAAAACTTATTAAGAATAAAAGAAATCTCATTATTTGCTTGACATTAAAAATCATTCTACATTTGCACTCGCAAAAAAGGAAAGCTAAACGAGTTTTTCAAATTTAAGGGAGGATTTTGAATTTTACGTTTTTTAGTTCTTTCTTTTTGAAATTTTATGATTCCGTAGCTCAGTTGGTAGAGCATCTCCCTTTTAAGGAGAGGGTCCTGGGTTCG includes:
- a CDS encoding SH3 domain-containing protein: MKNKIEEADQLFDAKQYIDAYKIYDNLLEDDQVFSSRMLLRMSYIQEGQGNYSLALYLLNLQYRLTADRQTSNKMSKIASDHNLLGYQYSDKEYFTSFFNKKKVEIGIGVIVLLGICLVLMYLRRREQHSITTLTFGVAVISLLGLWAFNGGVIREQGIVMPSGALLMDGPSAGSKNISKLVPGERVMISGETDIWYKVTLPNEATGFLRKGRVFDVK